The Thalassotalea nanhaiensis genome has a window encoding:
- a CDS encoding tetratricopeptide repeat protein: protein MVEPHVFDLILYLIEHRSRLVSRDELFKNLWAGREVCDATLSNNIKCARAALGDDGEKQSIIKTTRGRGYQFIAEIELASGNRQLNISLSSINATFQFIFTALGFKHNVKPLVAVSLLFIFIISYIWLFNSEKAMMDQTNIPKQKSIAVLPFKNHSDLEKDAFFTRGVHDDLLVHISKISAVKSISRSSVMTYQNSSKNLQTIGKELGVTTILQGSVQRATEQIRINVHLVNALNNENIWSESYTRKLTAKNVFDIQEEIAKTIAAELETTLSPKELAYIEKLPTQNLPALEAYFRAKESSTKHTHDGNQQAIVYLEEAVRLDPNFATAYALLANLHVGQIYWTGLPVEEQIVKAKSLIAIAMKLDSNDSELHRAIGSLKSYEQNFSAADSAYQKAINLNPNNAEAYASYGSLFMKYKINIPKAITLFAKAYSLNPKDDGLVLSLAQGLIFVGRFEEAKNIVKDVIARNPTYAIAHTKLAFISFFGEQNISEALRSLYKTVELEPNVPFNSLLVGMTLAHLGEKKLASSWFNRAVKLAPKYSGANHGLGMMHALNGDYNASVDSYLKVSRDFWLANESMYNLMKASLQTQRAAEVIEYYQNNYPEFFQADAKVDQSNYAIAFTLGRLLKKQGQTEQADRLLKASLKAAQFRMHGSWTDLHNNWEAKIYLAMGNEKAALKAFTNIVEEGWHSEKLVTDPDYNVFRDDPKFQTLQRTMKIRLNKEREKFKNMRINGEIFPFHSIQ, encoded by the coding sequence TTGGTAGAACCTCATGTATTTGATTTGATTTTATACCTGATCGAACATAGAAGTAGACTAGTATCTCGAGATGAATTATTCAAAAACCTTTGGGCGGGTCGTGAAGTCTGTGATGCCACTTTAAGCAATAATATAAAATGCGCGCGCGCAGCTTTAGGTGATGATGGTGAAAAACAAAGTATTATAAAAACGACTCGTGGACGGGGTTATCAGTTTATTGCTGAAATAGAGCTAGCGAGTGGAAATAGACAACTCAACATCTCTTTATCTAGCATTAATGCGACTTTTCAATTTATTTTTACAGCTCTTGGCTTTAAACATAATGTAAAGCCCTTAGTTGCAGTAAGTTTACTATTCATATTTATCATTAGTTATATATGGCTCTTTAATAGCGAAAAAGCCATGATGGATCAAACTAATATTCCCAAACAAAAGTCAATTGCCGTTTTACCATTTAAAAATCATAGTGATTTGGAGAAGGACGCTTTCTTTACCAGAGGAGTTCATGATGACTTACTGGTACACATTTCAAAAATTAGTGCTGTAAAGTCAATCTCTCGTTCTTCTGTGATGACTTACCAAAATAGTAGTAAAAATTTACAAACTATCGGCAAAGAGCTAGGTGTAACAACAATTCTGCAAGGTAGTGTACAACGAGCTACGGAGCAAATTCGTATCAATGTTCATTTAGTCAATGCCTTAAATAATGAAAATATTTGGTCAGAAAGCTATACCAGAAAACTCACAGCTAAAAATGTTTTTGATATTCAAGAAGAAATAGCTAAAACTATTGCAGCAGAGCTTGAAACGACGCTTTCACCTAAAGAATTAGCTTATATTGAAAAACTACCAACTCAAAACCTGCCTGCTTTAGAAGCATACTTTAGGGCAAAAGAAAGTAGCACAAAGCACACACATGATGGTAATCAGCAAGCAATTGTTTATTTAGAGGAAGCAGTAAGACTAGATCCTAATTTTGCCACCGCATACGCATTATTAGCAAATTTACACGTTGGGCAAATTTACTGGACGGGTTTACCAGTAGAAGAACAAATAGTGAAAGCTAAATCTTTGATTGCTATTGCGATGAAGCTAGATAGTAATGATAGTGAACTTCATCGAGCTATTGGTTCACTTAAGAGCTATGAACAAAACTTTAGCGCTGCTGATTCGGCTTATCAAAAAGCAATCAATTTAAATCCAAATAATGCCGAGGCTTATGCGTCATACGGTAGTTTATTTATGAAGTATAAAATCAATATTCCTAAAGCCATTACCTTATTTGCAAAAGCTTATTCGTTAAATCCAAAAGATGATGGCTTGGTCCTGTCTCTAGCACAAGGTCTAATTTTCGTAGGGAGGTTTGAAGAAGCAAAGAATATAGTAAAGGATGTTATTGCCCGCAACCCCACCTACGCCATCGCTCATACAAAATTGGCATTTATTAGTTTTTTTGGTGAACAAAATATTTCAGAAGCTCTTAGATCACTTTATAAGACAGTTGAACTTGAGCCTAATGTGCCCTTTAATTCATTGTTAGTCGGTATGACACTTGCGCATTTAGGCGAAAAGAAACTTGCTTCATCATGGTTTAACCGTGCTGTAAAGCTTGCTCCAAAATATAGTGGAGCAAATCATGGTTTAGGGATGATGCATGCACTTAACGGCGACTATAATGCATCTGTTGATTCCTACCTTAAGGTATCAAGAGACTTTTGGTTAGCTAATGAGTCTATGTATAATTTAATGAAAGCAAGCTTACAAACTCAGCGAGCGGCAGAAGTCATTGAATATTACCAAAATAATTATCCCGAATTTTTTCAGGCTGATGCAAAGGTAGACCAATCCAATTATGCTATCGCTTTTACACTTGGCCGATTATTAAAAAAACAAGGACAAACGGAACAGGCAGATAGGTTATTGAAAGCTAGTCTTAAAGCTGCTCAATTTAGAATGCATGGAAGTTGGACAGACCTTCATAATAACTGGGAGGCTAAAATTTACTTGGCAATGGGAAATGAAAAGGCAGCACTTAAAGCTTTTACTAACATTGTCGAAGAAGGTTGGCACTCAGAAAAACTTGTCACTGACCCTGATTATAACGTATTTCGTGACGACCCTAAATTTCAAACACTACAGCGAACAATGAAAATCCGGCTAAATAAAGAACGAGAAAAATTCAAAAACATGCGTATTAATGGAGAAATATTTCCTTTCCATTCAATACAATAG
- a CDS encoding DUF3718 domain-containing protein → MKPTKLLLIAAAIFMMNSAYAVQYKFVAKDNSVYTKMCVLAGNNEQEALKKILKRQRERVKTLANTTRCNDMYIANFAKTYHADLTFEYLKKYTRSDILDKAPKVSIQDIARVNKGKSTEEIILVYVGN, encoded by the coding sequence ATGAAACCAACCAAATTACTACTAATTGCCGCGGCTATTTTCATGATGAATAGTGCTTATGCTGTTCAATATAAATTCGTAGCCAAGGATAATTCTGTGTACACAAAAATGTGTGTGCTTGCAGGTAATAATGAACAAGAGGCTCTAAAAAAAATCTTAAAACGCCAGAGGGAAAGAGTAAAAACTCTTGCAAATACGACTCGTTGCAATGATATGTATATTGCAAATTTTGCCAAAACGTATCATGCCGATTTGACTTTTGAATACTTAAAGAAATACACCCGTAGCGACATTTTAGATAAAGCACCAAAAGTATCCATTCAGGACATCGCACGTGTAAATAAGGGAAAATCAACGGAAGAAATTATTTTAGTTTATGTAGGTAATTAA
- the deoD gene encoding purine-nucleoside phosphorylase, with product MATPHIEASVGDIAETVLMPGDPLRAKLIADTFFEDAVCFNTVRNILGYTGTYKGKRISVMGSGMGIPSISIYATELYKDYGVENIIRIGSCGAVLDDINMMDVIVGMGASTDSKVNRIRFNDHDFAAIADFGLLKNAVDAAANLNKPIKVGNIFTADLFYTPEFEFFDTMAKHGILGVEMEAAGLYGVAAEYGKKALCILTVSDHIKRGESLSAQDRQTSFRDMMEIALESVLLQG from the coding sequence ATGGCCACTCCACACATAGAAGCCAGCGTCGGTGATATAGCAGAAACAGTGCTAATGCCAGGCGATCCACTTAGAGCAAAATTAATTGCGGATACTTTTTTTGAAGACGCAGTCTGTTTTAATACCGTTCGTAATATCTTGGGTTATACCGGAACTTACAAAGGTAAACGTATTTCGGTTATGGGATCAGGTATGGGTATACCATCTATTTCTATTTATGCCACTGAACTTTATAAAGATTACGGCGTAGAAAACATTATCCGTATCGGCAGCTGTGGTGCAGTATTAGACGACATTAACATGATGGATGTTATTGTTGGTATGGGTGCAAGTACTGATTCAAAAGTAAACCGCATACGTTTCAATGATCATGACTTTGCTGCAATTGCTGATTTTGGCCTATTAAAAAATGCTGTAGATGCTGCTGCCAACTTAAATAAACCAATTAAAGTCGGTAATATTTTTACTGCTGATTTGTTCTATACGCCTGAATTTGAATTTTTCGATACTATGGCCAAACACGGCATTTTAGGTGTTGAAATGGAAGCTGCAGGTCTTTACGGGGTTGCCGCAGAATACGGTAAAAAAGCATTATGTATATTAACAGTGAGCGATCATATAAAACGCGGTGAAAGCCTGTCTGCACAAGACAGACAAACATCATTTAGAGATATGATGGAAATTGCCTTAGAGTCAGTGTTGTTACAAGGTTAA
- the add gene encoding adenosine deaminase — MICETLPLIDLHRHLDGNIRPDTIWDLAQQNGIDLPVEHFNDFIPHVRIQDKASDLMEFLVKLDWGVNVLSSLEDCKRVAFENVEDLSLAGIDYAELRFSPYYMAMKHNLPTADVVAAVIEGVKQGCEEFGVKANLIGILSRTFGLEKCQHELDSLLVHKDHLVAIDLAGDELGKPANLFEDQFKQVANAGLNVTIHAGEAAGPESVWHAIKLLKAQRIGHGVKSYEDKHLLDYLAENNITLETCLTSNYQTGTIDRISDHPIHTFLEHGVKVCLNTDDPAVEGIELKHEYTLAKQQLGLTTQQLQDIQLNALNAAFISDSEKQTLLTEKSAKI, encoded by the coding sequence ATGATTTGTGAAACCTTGCCGCTGATAGATTTACACCGACACCTTGATGGAAATATTCGACCAGATACCATATGGGATCTAGCCCAACAAAATGGCATAGACTTACCGGTTGAGCATTTTAACGACTTTATTCCTCATGTACGCATTCAAGATAAAGCCAGTGACTTAATGGAGTTTTTAGTAAAACTCGACTGGGGTGTAAATGTATTATCGAGTTTAGAGGACTGTAAACGTGTTGCCTTTGAAAACGTTGAAGACTTATCGTTAGCAGGCATAGATTATGCCGAGCTTAGGTTTTCACCTTATTACATGGCAATGAAGCACAATTTACCAACCGCAGATGTTGTTGCTGCAGTTATTGAAGGTGTTAAGCAAGGCTGCGAAGAGTTTGGCGTAAAGGCCAATTTAATCGGAATATTAAGCCGTACGTTTGGGCTAGAAAAATGCCAACATGAACTTGATTCACTGCTTGTTCATAAAGATCACCTTGTTGCCATAGACCTTGCGGGCGATGAACTTGGTAAGCCGGCAAACTTGTTTGAAGATCAATTCAAACAAGTTGCCAACGCAGGTTTGAACGTAACTATTCATGCAGGTGAAGCCGCAGGGCCTGAAAGCGTGTGGCATGCAATTAAGCTGTTAAAAGCTCAGCGCATCGGTCATGGCGTTAAAAGCTATGAGGATAAACATTTACTGGATTATTTAGCCGAAAACAACATCACCTTAGAAACTTGTTTAACCTCTAACTATCAAACGGGCACAATTGATCGCATAAGCGACCACCCTATTCATACCTTCTTAGAACATGGCGTTAAAGTGTGCTTAAACACTGACGATCCAGCGGTAGAAGGTATTGAGCTTAAACACGAATATACACTGGCGAAACAGCAGTTAGGTTTAACCACCCAGCAATTACAGGATATACAGTTAAACGCGTTAAATGCGGCGTTTATAAGTGATTCAGAAAAACAAACTTTGCTTACTGAAAAGTCAGCTAAAATTTAA
- the aroG gene encoding 3-deoxy-7-phosphoheptulonate synthase AroG: MLFQTDDVRINQIKDLLPPVALLERYRTNEKVAKSVVGGREAISNILNNKDGRLLVVIGPCSIHDPIAALEYGSRLNKLRTKYKDSLEIVMRVYFEKPRTTVGWKGLINDPHLDGSFQINEGLRIGRKLLLDLNDMGLPTAGEYLDMITPQYMADLMCWGAIGARTTESQVHRELASGLSCPVGFKNGTDGTIKVAIDAIGAASAPHHFLSVTKLGHSAIVETKGNPDCHIILRGGKKPNYHAEDVNSITEQLETVNLPAKIMVDFSHANSSKKFENQMLVCDDVCTQMTSGNESIFGVMVESHLVEGRQDIVDNKVETYGQSITDACIGWQDTEVLLEKLAKASTQRMQG, encoded by the coding sequence ATGTTGTTTCAAACCGATGATGTTCGTATTAACCAAATTAAAGACTTGTTACCACCGGTTGCATTACTAGAGCGCTATCGTACCAACGAGAAAGTTGCAAAAAGTGTTGTTGGTGGACGCGAGGCGATCAGTAACATTTTAAATAATAAAGACGGCCGTTTATTAGTTGTTATAGGCCCGTGTTCAATTCATGATCCTATTGCCGCACTTGAATATGGCAGTCGTTTAAATAAGTTGCGTACTAAATATAAAGACAGTTTAGAAATTGTAATGCGTGTTTACTTTGAAAAGCCTCGAACAACTGTTGGTTGGAAAGGTTTGATCAATGACCCTCATTTAGATGGCAGTTTTCAAATTAACGAAGGTTTACGCATAGGCCGTAAATTGTTATTAGATTTAAATGACATGGGTTTGCCAACAGCGGGTGAGTATTTGGATATGATCACTCCGCAGTACATGGCTGATCTAATGTGTTGGGGTGCTATCGGCGCTCGTACTACTGAATCACAGGTTCACCGTGAATTAGCCTCAGGTTTATCATGCCCGGTAGGTTTTAAAAATGGTACCGATGGCACAATTAAAGTTGCTATAGATGCCATTGGTGCGGCGAGTGCGCCACATCACTTTTTATCAGTAACCAAACTTGGCCATTCAGCCATTGTTGAAACTAAAGGTAATCCAGATTGTCATATAATTTTGCGTGGCGGTAAAAAGCCTAACTATCACGCGGAAGATGTAAACTCAATTACTGAACAGCTAGAAACTGTCAATTTACCTGCTAAAATTATGGTAGATTTTAGCCATGCGAACTCTAGTAAAAAGTTTGAAAACCAAATGCTGGTTTGTGACGATGTTTGTACGCAAATGACTAGCGGCAATGAGTCTATTTTTGGTGTTATGGTTGAAAGTCACTTAGTCGAAGGCCGCCAAGATATTGTAGATAATAAAGTTGAAACGTACGGGCAAAGTATTACTGACGCTTGTATTGGCTGGCAAGATACTGAAGTATTATTAGAAAAACTAGCAAAAGCTTCTACTCAACGTATGCAGGGCTAA
- a CDS encoding DUF2750 domain-containing protein, whose amino-acid sequence MVLIDKNSVKLSDEQRYDLFMQNLMSERETWILTDEHGAVMLTENEEDYVPFWPTEETASLWATDEWDHCQPKLISFDELKDKWLPGMEEDDLCLIIFPTTQLTGQVFYPWEFNQVLDKKLTKLARKN is encoded by the coding sequence ATGGTTTTAATTGATAAAAACAGTGTAAAACTCTCGGACGAACAGCGTTACGACTTGTTTATGCAAAACTTGATGAGCGAACGTGAAACGTGGATCTTAACGGACGAGCATGGCGCTGTAATGCTTACCGAGAACGAAGAAGATTACGTACCGTTTTGGCCTACAGAAGAAACCGCATCTTTATGGGCAACTGATGAATGGGATCATTGTCAGCCAAAGCTTATCAGCTTTGATGAGCTAAAAGACAAATGGCTGCCAGGTATGGAAGAAGATGATTTATGCTTAATTATTTTCCCAACTACCCAGCTCACCGGACAAGTGTTCTACCCTTGGGAGTTCAACCAAGTATTAGATAAAAAGCTGACTAAACTTGCTCGCAAAAACTAA
- a CDS encoding Y-family DNA polymerase — protein sequence MYALVDAVSFYASAEKVFDPTIRNKPVVVLTNNDGCICAVCPIARKLGIPKFKPYFQIKSFLEKHNVVIRSSNYELYADLSEKMMNVISRFCDNQHIYSIDESFLSFNNYACINDWHNYGQQIRKAVWKETRLPVGVGFGSTPTLAKAANHAAKKLSGFDGVAIADTHKKDILKRMSVEQVWGIGTRLGAKLNVLGVKSAFDLAKQNPKQMRKQFSVLVERTINELNGIKCLSWDEVKQAKKEIFSTRSFGQRLTDFNALKSALVFHAYIVAKKAREQQSLIKRISVFASSSPHDDDYYKNAVQVQFSSATDNTLYIASCVAEAVQKIYYPGVKFYRCGVGAIELDTNIYQPDLFAKDTNNIELMQCLDAINNRYGSGTLQLGSMKTEKFHMRREFMSPRFTSQWQDIPKIHC from the coding sequence ATGTATGCATTAGTCGATGCAGTATCCTTTTATGCCTCGGCAGAAAAAGTGTTTGATCCAACCATAAGAAATAAACCGGTTGTGGTGCTTACCAATAATGATGGCTGTATTTGTGCGGTTTGCCCTATTGCCAGAAAACTTGGCATTCCTAAATTTAAGCCTTACTTTCAAATAAAGAGTTTTTTAGAAAAACACAATGTTGTAATTCGTTCATCAAATTATGAGTTGTATGCCGATTTATCAGAAAAAATGATGAATGTTATATCTCGATTTTGTGACAATCAGCATATCTACTCCATTGATGAATCATTTTTATCGTTTAACAACTATGCCTGTATTAATGATTGGCACAATTATGGTCAACAGATACGTAAAGCGGTTTGGAAAGAAACCCGTTTACCTGTAGGTGTAGGCTTTGGCTCGACTCCCACGTTAGCAAAAGCGGCTAACCATGCCGCTAAAAAACTCAGTGGCTTTGATGGTGTTGCCATTGCCGATACGCATAAAAAAGATATTTTAAAGCGCATGTCGGTTGAACAAGTTTGGGGAATTGGAACTCGGCTTGGCGCTAAACTTAACGTGCTTGGGGTAAAGTCGGCGTTTGATTTAGCAAAACAAAACCCGAAACAAATGCGTAAACAATTTTCAGTATTGGTTGAACGCACCATTAACGAATTAAATGGGATCAAATGCTTATCATGGGATGAGGTAAAGCAGGCAAAAAAAGAAATCTTTTCAACCCGTTCATTTGGTCAACGCTTAACTGATTTTAATGCCCTAAAATCTGCATTAGTATTCCATGCTTATATTGTTGCCAAAAAAGCACGTGAGCAACAATCACTGATCAAACGTATTAGTGTATTTGCCTCAAGCTCTCCTCATGATGATGACTACTACAAAAACGCGGTACAGGTACAGTTTTCTTCTGCAACAGACAATACTCTGTATATAGCTTCCTGTGTGGCAGAAGCGGTACAGAAAATATATTACCCGGGTGTTAAGTTTTACCGTTGTGGCGTTGGCGCAATAGAATTGGATACCAATATTTATCAGCCAGATTTATTTGCTAAAGACACCAACAACATTGAATTAATGCAATGCCTCGATGCCATTAATAACCGTTATGGCTCAGGCACATTACAACTTGGCTCAATGAAAACAGAAAAATTTCATATGCGACGCGAGTTTATGTCCCCAAGGTTTACCAGCCAATGGCAAGACATTCCTAAAATACATTGTTAA
- a CDS encoding LexA family protein — MKIIPIYAEAGITGFESPAAEYKELGLSLDQLLINHPDATFIGQASGDSMQGVGIYDGDILIVDRSLNCKNGDVIVANYNGCFVCKILDKVQARLISASSTHSPVTITRGDDFQIEGVVIRSIRLHHQAPEIIACMH, encoded by the coding sequence ATGAAAATAATTCCGATTTATGCAGAAGCTGGAATTACTGGCTTTGAATCTCCTGCCGCAGAATACAAAGAGTTGGGATTATCCTTAGATCAACTATTGATAAACCATCCCGATGCCACTTTTATTGGTCAAGCCAGTGGTGATTCTATGCAAGGCGTTGGCATTTATGACGGTGATATATTAATTGTTGATCGGTCACTTAATTGCAAAAATGGTGATGTGATTGTCGCTAACTACAATGGCTGCTTTGTTTGTAAAATACTCGATAAAGTGCAAGCAAGGTTAATTTCTGCATCATCAACCCACTCTCCTGTAACCATTACTCGTGGTGATGACTTTCAAATTGAAGGTGTCGTTATTCGCTCTATTCGTCTACATCACCAAGCACCAGAAATAATCGCATGTATGCATTAG
- a CDS encoding SLC13 family permease: MTIPDLPNNHALAMLLITIVALYFFRRDDIPLQTSSLAVIAILALVFTVFPFEVNGVHLEPSSLFYGFGHEALVTVCGLMIIGHALVRTGALEPIGRNLAKLWKISPTLSLLVTLLVAGTLSAFVNNTPIVVLFLPILISVAIRTKTDSSPMLLPMGLATLVGGMTTTIGTSTNLLVVSVANDMGFRRFGMFDFAYPALFAASIAIIYLWLIAPRIIPKRTPSLPDTSPRIFGGYLNISEDGLCVGKTVAQIRKLTDNQMSIEFIQRKPDFRNVIPLPDTIIKAGDRLKIKDYPDRLKEYETVLSATLYTEKHKVDTEHPLVEEKQTLAEIVVIQSSGLNGQTLKQANFKERFGVSVLALHRGGKALDLGRRSINKVPIQTGDVLLVQGDDEQVEVLKAARGLLIIDGAADLPHSKKAPLALGILVGVILVAAIGILPIAVSSLCGVLALLATKCINWDDASSALSSQVILIVAASLALGAAMMKTGGAEYMAQMFVALAFDLPPAGILSALMLLLAVLTNIVSNNAAAVIGTPIAISVANQLNVPVEPFVLAVLFGANLSFATPMAYKTNVLVMNAGGYKFSDFMRVGIPLIILMWVTLSFVLSWLYL; this comes from the coding sequence ATGACTATACCTGATCTTCCTAATAATCATGCCTTAGCTATGTTGCTAATTACTATAGTCGCATTATATTTTTTTCGTCGTGATGATATACCGCTACAAACTTCTTCTCTAGCCGTAATAGCAATATTAGCGTTAGTGTTTACTGTGTTTCCATTCGAAGTTAATGGCGTGCACCTAGAGCCATCGTCATTGTTTTATGGGTTTGGTCATGAAGCGCTTGTCACCGTATGTGGGTTAATGATCATTGGCCATGCGTTGGTAAGAACTGGCGCATTAGAGCCTATTGGTCGAAACTTAGCTAAGCTGTGGAAAATAAGCCCGACTCTTTCATTACTTGTCACATTACTTGTGGCAGGAACACTAAGCGCCTTCGTTAACAACACGCCAATTGTGGTGCTATTTTTACCAATATTGATCAGTGTTGCGATCAGAACCAAAACTGACTCTTCCCCTATGCTGCTGCCTATGGGACTTGCAACGCTGGTAGGAGGCATGACAACAACAATAGGCACCTCTACTAACCTGTTAGTTGTTAGTGTTGCTAATGATATGGGCTTTCGTCGCTTTGGTATGTTTGACTTTGCATACCCTGCTTTATTTGCTGCATCCATTGCCATTATTTACTTGTGGTTAATCGCTCCTAGAATAATTCCTAAACGCACGCCATCACTGCCAGATACATCACCAAGAATATTTGGTGGTTATTTAAATATAAGTGAAGACGGCTTATGTGTAGGCAAAACGGTTGCACAAATAAGAAAGCTTACTGACAACCAAATGTCGATTGAATTTATTCAACGTAAACCCGATTTCCGAAATGTTATTCCCCTACCCGATACCATAATTAAAGCGGGTGATCGTTTAAAAATAAAAGACTACCCCGATCGTTTAAAAGAATATGAAACGGTTTTGAGTGCAACTTTGTATACAGAGAAACATAAAGTAGATACTGAGCATCCTTTAGTTGAAGAAAAACAAACTCTGGCTGAAATTGTTGTTATTCAATCTTCTGGTCTTAATGGGCAAACATTAAAACAAGCGAACTTTAAAGAACGCTTTGGTGTTTCTGTATTAGCGCTGCATCGTGGTGGTAAAGCGTTAGATCTAGGTCGCAGAAGCATCAATAAAGTACCAATACAAACTGGCGATGTGTTGTTAGTGCAAGGTGATGATGAGCAAGTAGAAGTATTAAAAGCAGCACGTGGGTTACTTATAATCGATGGCGCGGCTGACCTGCCCCATTCTAAAAAAGCGCCACTTGCCCTAGGGATCCTTGTAGGGGTTATTTTAGTGGCTGCAATTGGCATATTACCTATTGCAGTAAGCTCTCTTTGTGGCGTATTAGCATTATTAGCAACTAAGTGCATTAATTGGGATGATGCTTCTTCTGCATTAAGTAGCCAAGTGATCCTTATTGTCGCGGCGTCACTTGCCTTAGGTGCGGCAATGATGAAAACAGGTGGCGCAGAATACATGGCGCAGATGTTTGTTGCCTTAGCCTTTGATTTACCACCAGCAGGGATATTATCAGCGTTAATGCTATTACTTGCTGTACTCACTAATATTGTTTCCAATAATGCAGCTGCGGTAATTGGTACACCAATTGCTATTTCTGTTGCTAACCAATTAAATGTGCCAGTAGAACCCTTTGTATTAGCGGTATTATTCGGTGCTAATTTAAGCTTTGCCACACCAATGGCTTATAAAACCAATGTGTTAGTAATGAATGCCGGTGGTTATAAATTTTCTGACTTCATGCGCGTAGGTATTCCACTGATTATATTAATGTGGGTTACCCTATCTTTTGTGCTTAGTTGGTTGTATTTATAA